The Hippoglossus stenolepis isolate QCI-W04-F060 chromosome 11, HSTE1.2, whole genome shotgun sequence genome includes a window with the following:
- the LOC118118294 gene encoding solute carrier family 22 member 5, whose translation MPNPKMSDYDETTSFLGNYGSFQILIIVLLGLSGLPCGYMGVIVVFVSDTPEHHCKVWSNSTIDGAHVEPPFHERSSWIGPDSCSRYKVRANWTGPVELGNDTEECVDGWVYSTERYTATIVSEWELVCDNAWKVPFSTSLYFVGGLFGSFISGHFSDRFGRKPVFFFTLVFIPVTALIQATSVSWVMFCIFNCLKGVVTISNYLTSLVLGAEMLSESARVSYTFLGHSLGFGLGYALLPLFAYFIRGWRMLLVASAIPGLLIVPTWWLIPESPRWLLQKGRVEEAELVIRNAAKMNRVPVPEVLFKAGECSELQPQDEAQQTFTYMDLIRTRNMRNITILGVFIWMSVAMVFYGLALNTSNLNGNIYVNCFISAAIDIGMYLATWLLVNRAPRPIFLFSSMMFCGIMLLIIKLVPEDMHLMFQVLGLLGRMGVSAAYSFMFMFFTELIPTVVRNMGLGVNSTGARIGNIISPYVIYLGVYSKILPYLIFGTFSIMAAVFSILLPNTRNSKLPDLISQTQPIRSCHCCCPKETATAQEHTTEGCKKMDKSATC comes from the exons ATGCCGAATCCAAAAATGAGCGACTACGACGAGACCACGTCGTTTCTGGGCAACTACGGGTCTTTTCAAATTCTTATAATTGTTCTGCTCGGATTAAGTGGGCTTCCTTGCGGATACATGGGCGTGATCGTGGTTTTTGTTTCGGATACACCCGAGCACCACTGTAAAGTGTGGAGCAACTCCACGATCGACGGCGCGCACGTCGAGCCGCCCTTCCACGAGCGCAGCAGCTGGATCGGACCTGACAGCTGTTCGCGGTACAAAGTGCGCGCCAACTGGACGGGGCCAGTGGAGCTGGGCAATGACACGGAGGAGTGTGTGGATGGTTGGGTCTACAGCACTGAGAGATACACTGCCACCATTGTGTCTGAG TGGGAACTGGTGTGTGACAATGCATGGAAGGTCCCTTTTTCCACGTCCCTATATTTTGTTGGAGGCCTGTTTGGATCCTTTATTAGTGGCCACTTCTCAGACCG GTTTGGCAGAaagcctgtgttttttttcaccttgGTCTTCATCCCAGTCACTGCCTTGATCCAGGCCACCTCTGTCAGCTGGGTCATGTTCTGTATCTTCAACTGTCTGAAAGGAGTTGTCACGATATCCAATTACCTCACGTCGCTCGTACTGG GGGCCGAGATGCTGAGTGAGTCTGCCAGGGTGAGCTACACTTTTCTGGGCCATAGTCTGGGTTTTGGCCTCGGTTATGCTTTGTTGCCGCTCTTTGCCTACTTCATACGAGGCTGGAGGATGCTGCTGGTTGCTTCCGCCATTCCCGGCCTCCTGATTGTTCCGACATGGTG GCTGATTCCTGAGTCTCCACGTTGGCTTTTGCAGAAAGGTCGGGTGGAGGAGGCTGAGCTCGTCATACGCAATGCTGCAAAAATGAACCGAGTCCCCGTCCCTGAGGTCTTATTCAAGGCTGGAGAGTGCTCAGAGCTG CAACCTCAAGATGAAGCCCAGCAGACATTCACATATATGGACCTGATACGCACCCGTAACATGAGGAATATTACAATTCTAGGTGTTTTCATATG GATGTCGGTGGCCATGGTCTTTTATGGCCTCGCTCTCAATACTAGTAACTTGAATGGAAACATCTACGTCAACTGCTTCATCTCTGCAGCCATCGACATTGGGATGTACTTAGCCACTTGGCTGCTGGTGAACCGGGCTCCGAGACccattttcctcttctcctcaatGATGTTTTGTGGCATCATGCTTCTGATCATCAAGCTGGTTCCTGAGG ACATGCATCTCATGTTTCAGGTGTTGGGCTTGCTGGGGCGGATGGGCGTGTCTGCTGCTTACAGCTTTATGTTCATgttcttcactgagctgatcccCACTGTCGTCAGGAACATGGGACTAGGGGTCAACTCCACAGGTGCACGAATAGGCAACATCATTTCTCCATATGTGATTTACTTAG GTGTTTACAGCAAGATCCTGCCATATTTGATTTTCGGCACATTCAGCATCATGGCTGCTGTTTTTAGCATATTGCTGCCGAACACCAGAAACAGCAAACTTCCGGACCTCATCAGCCAGACCCAACCCATCAGAAG ctgccactgctgctgtccaAAGGAAACAGCTACAGCCCAGGAGCATACAACTGAAGGCTGTAAGAAAATGGACAAGAGTGCCACCTGCTGA
- the map2k2b gene encoding LOW QUALITY PROTEIN: dual specificity mitogen-activated protein kinase kinase 2b (The sequence of the model RefSeq protein was modified relative to this genomic sequence to represent the inferred CDS: inserted 2 bases in 2 codons) → MGPKKRPVPLNVAPTGVNLEALKKILEELDLDEQQXEGQGQKLKDEDFHRICELDVGNGGVVSMECHRPSGIIMATKLIHRDIKPAIGNQIVREXYGCNPPYTVGFHSNGEICMEHVDGGSVDQVLKEAQRIPEEILGKVSIAALPT, encoded by the exons ATGGGCCCTAAAAAGAGACCAGTTCCCTTAAACGTTGCTCCTACTG GGGTTAATTTAGAGGCACTTAAGAAAatactggaggagctggacttaGATGAACAGC TAGAAGGCCAAGGACAAAAGCTGAAAGATGAGGACTTCCATCGTATCTGCGAGCTGGATGTGGGCAATGGAGGTGTAGTCAGCATGGAGTGCCACAGACCATCGGGAATAATCATGGCCACAAAG CTCATTCATCGAGACATTAAACCTGCCATCGGGAACCAGATTGTCCGAG CATATGGGTGCAACCCTCCCTACACTGTGGGCTTTCACAGCAATGGAGAGATCTGCATGGAGCACGTG GATGGTGGATCTGTGGACCAGGTGCTGAAAGAAGCACAGAGGATCCCAGAAGAGATTCTGGGCAAAGTCAGCATTGCT GCCTTGCCTACCTGA